The Paenibacillus sp. FSL R7-0345 DNA segment CATATTTGTGTTTAAAGAGACCGTTTCACCGGTTACGCTGGTCGGCTTTGCACTTATCTGGACAGCGCTCTTTGTATACGCGGTGTCATCGGTTCGAGCTACAAAGCTTGCCAAGGCAGGCTGACATTAAAAGGATTCTGTATCGCCAAAACGGCCATTTCCGCAAGAGGCGGAAATGGCCGTTTTTTTTAAAAGTAATTGCTTATGTTAAGGAATCTCCTCAATACTCACAAACTGCTAAACACAATATTACGCAGCTTACGGGTGATAGGGAGGGTGCCGGCATCTCTTTTCTGAACCATAAACAGTACAGTCAGATCATCCTGCGGACTATTCGCGAAATACGCGCCAAGCCAGCCGTCCCAGCCGTATTCGCCTTTACTTCCGATATGTCCGGCTTGACCGGGCTCAGTCATAATGCGCATCTGGTTGCCGTAGCTGTGCCCCCACAGGGATTGCCAAAGCGCGAACCCCTTTTGTTGAGGCGGAGTTAAACCCGGCGAAGTCATATATTGCACAGTTTTTGGTTTAAGCAGCTGAATGCCGTTCAGGCTGCCATTGTTTATCAGCATTGCCGTAAACTTGGCAGCATCGCCAATGGTGGAGGCAAGTCCGGCTCCTCCGGACTCAAATGCCGGATTACGTTCCAGCTGATGATCAATGCCAAGATGGCTGTCCGTGAACAGCTTTAATCCGCCGGCTCCGTCGTCCTGATAGGTTTTGGCCAGACGGGTTCTTTGCTCTTCAGTCAGCCAGAAGCCGGTATCCTTCATGCCCAGCGGCCCGAAAAGCTCATTTTGCAGAAATTCCCCGTAACGTACACCGCTTACTGCTTCAACAAGGGCGCCAAGCACATCTCCGGAGGTTCCGTATTGCCAGAACGAGCCCGGCTCAAAAGCAAGCGGACCCTGGCCCAAACCGTTTGCGAATTCCAGTGTGGTCATCGGATTCTCTCCGTGCAGACGACTGCCCAGCTCCTGAATCAGCTGTTCGGTATGCTGCCCGGCCAGTCCGGGTCCACCGTACACAAGTCCGGATGTCATGTTCAGCAGGTCCTGAATGTTAACCTCCCGGATCGGGTCCACCAGTTGACCGTCTTTATCAACCTTTTGATCACGGAATCCCGGTATGTAACGGCTTACAGGATCGAACAGATCGATTTCTCCGCGTTCCAGCAGCAGCATGACGGCTGTAGCTGTCACTGGTTTGCTCATTGAGTACAGCCGGAAGATCGAGTCTCTGGCAATGGGACGTTCTGTCTCCATATCTGCCAGGCCTTCCTCATGATAAAATACTTCCTCTCCATTTTTAAGCACCATAAAGTTAGCACCGGCAATTTCTTTGTTTGCAATACTGGCGCTGAGCGTTTTTTTGAGCTGTCCGGTTATGCCTGAATCCAGCATGGTAGGTCCGTCTCCTTTATAATCGTTTTCTCTGAATATAGTAAATGGTAAATGTGTGACATACCAAATATTAAGCGCTTTTATGAAGCTTGTATAGTAGTTTTACTATAACGCGCCTCAATGAAGATCTGCTATTTTATATTCGCATCCGGTCCTTCCGGGAATATAATAGAAAAATCATTGCACCTGCCAATGAATATGTAACAGTTAACCCGTCAGGCGTGTTAATATATTATTTATGTTATTAAGGATCAGAAAAAATGAGGGCAGATGTATGAAGAAAATATTTAGACACAAGGCTTATTTTATTGGTGTACATGTATTAATGTTTATTTTCTTGTTTTCAGCACTATATGCTAATTTTTCATGGATCAGGGTGAAGGTTAAGGAGATCATCGATCCGCCGGATAAGGTGATAACGATCGCACACCGCGGTGCTTCAGGATATGCACCTGAGAACACAATCCCGGCAATTGAGCTGGCGATTGAAATGCAGGCAGATTATATTGAGCTGGACATCCATTTAACCAAGGACAAGATTCCTGTTGTTATTCATGATGAGACGGTGAACCGGACAACAGGCAGCAAGGGATATGTGAAAAATATGACCTTGGAGCAGATCAAACAGCTTGATGCAGGAACCTGGTTTAATGAGGCTTATCCGATGTTTGCGAGAGAACAATATGCCGGTCTCACCATCCCTACGCTGGATGAGGTGTTCGAGACGTTCGGCGACAAAACCCGTTATATGATCGAAATTAAAGAGCCTGGGGCGAACAGTCAGATCGAATCCTTACTTAATGAAGCTGTTCAAAAATATAAACTGAAAAATGCAGTATCCGTTCACTCCTTCAGCAGTACCAGTCTACGCAGGCTGCATGCGATCAACCCGGAGATCCCGCTGTACCAGCTTGTATGGAATGACTATACTGCAACAAAGGTTCCTGCCTCTTATCTGGAGAATGTGAAGACCTATGCGGTCGGAATCAGTCCTAACTTTCAGGGAATCGGACCGGCTTATGTGGCTCAGGTGAAGAATGCCGGATTGAAGGTGATGCCCTATA contains these protein-coding regions:
- a CDS encoding serine hydrolase domain-containing protein yields the protein MLDSGITGQLKKTLSASIANKEIAGANFMVLKNGEEVFYHEEGLADMETERPIARDSIFRLYSMSKPVTATAVMLLLERGEIDLFDPVSRYIPGFRDQKVDKDGQLVDPIREVNIQDLLNMTSGLVYGGPGLAGQHTEQLIQELGSRLHGENPMTTLEFANGLGQGPLAFEPGSFWQYGTSGDVLGALVEAVSGVRYGEFLQNELFGPLGMKDTGFWLTEEQRTRLAKTYQDDGAGGLKLFTDSHLGIDHQLERNPAFESGGAGLASTIGDAAKFTAMLINNGSLNGIQLLKPKTVQYMTSPGLTPPQQKGFALWQSLWGHSYGNQMRIMTEPGQAGHIGSKGEYGWDGWLGAYFANSPQDDLTVLFMVQKRDAGTLPITRKLRNIVFSSL
- a CDS encoding glycerophosphodiester phosphodiesterase — translated: MKVKEIIDPPDKVITIAHRGASGYAPENTIPAIELAIEMQADYIELDIHLTKDKIPVVIHDETVNRTTGSKGYVKNMTLEQIKQLDAGTWFNEAYPMFAREQYAGLTIPTLDEVFETFGDKTRYMIEIKEPGANSQIESLLNEAVQKYKLKNAVSVHSFSSTSLRRLHAINPEIPLYQLVWNDYTATKVPASYLENVKTYAVGISPNFQGIGPAYVAQVKNAGLKVMPYTVNYQVNMDKAYLWGVDGVYTNYPDRFQEVIDTNRENGQW